From the genome of Salvelinus namaycush isolate Seneca chromosome 10, SaNama_1.0, whole genome shotgun sequence, one region includes:
- the LOC120054491 gene encoding LIM/homeobox protein Lhx4-like, whose product MMQSAAVLPTESPVKGVPEILGVPMQQIPQCAGCSQQILDKFILKVLDRHWHSKCLKCADCQALLADKCFSRAGNVYCKEDFFKRFGTKCASCQQGIPPTQVVRKAQDFVYHLHCFACVMCSRQLATGDEFYLMEDGRLVCKEDYETAKQNDDSEAGAKRPRTTITAKQLETLKIAYKNSPKPARHVREQLSSETGLDMRVVQVWFQNRRAKEKRLKKDAGRHRWGQFYKSVKRNRGGNKAEKESSTDDAGLSDSELSFRDDQILSDLGHTNGLYGSVGDGGVLNGGFSLDAAGQPYHDIRTGSPYCLPQSPSSIASLPGHTPLLNNLGFTMDSIMAQGGQGGMGQALRSMAGGPTSDLSTGSSTGYPDFPTSPASWLDEMDHSQF is encoded by the exons ATGATGCAAAGTGCTGCTGTTCTACCAACAGAGAGTCCTGTGAAGGGTGTACCCGAGATACTCGGAGTGCCAATGCAAC AAATCCCCCAGTGTGCGGGCTGTAGTCAACAGATCCTCGACAAGTTCATCCTGAAGGTGCTGGACCGCCACTGGCACTCCAAGTGCCTCAAGTGCGCAGACTGTCAAGCGTTGCTGGCAGACAAGTGTTTCTCGCGGGCAGGAAATGTGTACTGCAAAGAGGACTTCTTCAA GCGGTTTGGAACAAAGTGTGCGTCGTGCCAACAGGGGATCCCTCCGACCCAGGTGGTGCGGAAGGCCCAGGACTTTGTGTATCACCTGCACTGCTTCGCCTGCGTCATGTGCAGCCGGCAGCTGGCCACTGGGGATGAGTTCTACCTCATGGAGGATGGCAGGCTGGTGTGCAAGGAGGACTATGAAACAGCCAAACAGAATG ATGATTCAGAGGCAGGGGCAAAGCGACCACGGACCACCATCACAGCCAAACAGTTGGAGACCCTTAAAATTGCCTACAAGAACTCTCCCAAGCCAGCGCGACACGTCCGCGAGCAGCTCTCCTCAGAGACGGGACTGGACATGAGAGTAGTGCAG GTGTGGTTCCAGAATCGTCGTGCGAAAGAGAAGCGTCTGAAGAAGGATGCAGGGCGGCACCGCTGGGGTCAGTTCTACAAAAGCGTCAAACGTAACCGAGGGGGCAACAAAGCAGAGAAGGAGAGTTCAACAGACGATGCGGGACTGAGTGACAGTGAGCTCAGCTTCAGAG ATGACCAGatcctgtcagacctgggccacACCAACGGCCTGTATGGGAGTGTGGGCGACGGGGGAGTGTTGAACGGAGGCTTCTCTCTGGACGCTGCTGGACAGCCCTATCATGACATTCGGACTGGCAGTCCATACTGCCTCCCCCAGTCGCCCTCGTCCATTGCCTCACTGCCCGGCCACACCCCGCTGCTCAACAACCTGGGCTTCACCATGGACAGCATCATGGCCCAGGGGGGGCAGGGAGGCATGGGGCAGGCTCTCAGGTCCATGGCAGGAGGCCCCACCTCTGACCTCTCCACGGGAAGCAGCACGGGCTACCCAGACTTCCCCACCAGCCCTGCATCATGGCTGGACGAGATGGACCACTCCCAGTTCTGA